In Symphalangus syndactylus isolate Jambi chromosome 15, NHGRI_mSymSyn1-v2.1_pri, whole genome shotgun sequence, the following are encoded in one genomic region:
- the RPL21 gene encoding large ribosomal subunit protein eL21: MTNTKGKRRGTRYMFSRPFRKHGVVPLATYMRIYKKGDIVDIKGMGTVQKGMPHKCYHGKTGRVYNVTQHAVGIVVNKQVKGKILAKRINVRIEHIKHSKSRDSFLKRVKENDQKKKEAKEKGTWVQLKRQPAPPREAHFVRTNGKEPELLEPIPYEFMA; the protein is encoded by the exons ATGacaaacacaaagggaaagaggagaggcacccgatatatgttctctaggccttttagaaaacatg gagttgttcctttggccacgtatatgcgaatctataagaaaggtgatattgtaGACATCAAG GGTATGggtactgttcaaaaaggaatgccCCACAAGTGTTACCATGGCAAAACTGGAAGAGTCTACAATGTTACCCAGCATGCTGTTGGCATTGTTGTAAACAAACAAGTTAA gggcaagattcttgccaagagaattaatgtgcgtattgagcacattaagcactctaagagccgagatagcttcctgaaacgcgtgaaggaaaatgatcagaaaaagaaagaagccaaagagaaaggtacctGGGTTCAACTAAAGCGCCAG cctgctccacccagagaagcacactttgtgagaaccaatgggaaggagcctgagctgctggaacctattccctatgaattcatggcataa